One region of Carya illinoinensis cultivar Pawnee chromosome 8, C.illinoinensisPawnee_v1, whole genome shotgun sequence genomic DNA includes:
- the LOC122274475 gene encoding uncharacterized protein LOC122274475 has protein sequence TQAHIKNKNKTKQKVSDNVTKYRIRVSRYGSSIHIYSRWFYLLRAAALRQHLPPLGVLWSSAPQASLTGEVKMPKQIHEIKDFLLTARRKDARSVKIKRSRDVVKFKVRCSKYLYTLCVFDSEKAEKLKQSLPPGLSVQDL, from the exons ACTCAggcccatataaaaaataaaaacaaaacaaaacaaaaagtatCGGATAACGTGACGAAATATAGAATTAGGGTTTCTCGCTATGGTTcaagtatacatatatatagtcgCTGGTTTTACCTTCTTAGAGCTGCCGCTCTTCGACAGCACTTGCCGCCTTTGGGAGTGCTCTGGTCGTCAGCCCCACAAGCTTCACTGACAGGCGAAGTCAAAATG CCAAAGCAAATACATGAGATCAAGGATTTCCTTCTCACTGCAAGAAGGAAGGATGCTCGCTCTGTCAAAATCAAGAGGAGCAGGGATGTGGTGAAGTTTAAAGTTCGCTGCTCCAAGTACCTTTACACTTTGTGTGTGTTTGACTCAGAGAAGGCTGAGAAGTTGAAGCAGTCCCTTCCTCCAG GTTTGAGTGTGCAGGATCTTTGA